The following proteins are co-located in the Dromiciops gliroides isolate mDroGli1 chromosome 2, mDroGli1.pri, whole genome shotgun sequence genome:
- the LMAN2 gene encoding vesicular integral-membrane protein VIP36 produces the protein MAAGVTAGLRTVWGWRWGCHSLRMEGSLSPFPPILLLLLILLVAPAPQPAASDITNGNNEHLKREHSLIKPYQGVGSSSMPLWDFQGSTMLTSQYIRLTPDEPSKEGSIWNHQPCFLKDWEMHVHFKVHGLGKKSLHGDGFALWYTRDRLMPGPVFGSKDNFHGLAIFLDTYPNDEATERVFPYISVMVNNGSLTYDHSKDGRWTELAGCTADFRNQNHDTFLAVRYSRGRLTVMTDVEDKNEWKNCIDISGVQLPTGYYFGASAGTGDLSDNHDIISMKLFQLMVEHTPDEDNIDWTKIEPSVSFLKSPKDNVDDPTGNFRSSPLTGWKVFLLLLCALLGIIVCAVVGAVVFQKRQERNKRFY, from the exons ATGGCGGCTGGGGTAACAGCCGGACTCCGTACAGTTTGGGGCTGGCGCTGGGGATGCCATAGCTTGAGGATGGAAGGGAGCCTGAGCCCTTTCCCTCCAATTCTCCTGTTGCTGCTGATTTTATTGGTCGCACCCGCTCCCCAACCAGCGGCCTCTGACATCACCAATGGCAACAATGAGCACCTGAAGCGCGAGCACTCTCTGATTAAACCCTACCAGG GGGTTGGATCCAGCTCCATGCCCCTCTGGGATTTCCAAGGCAGCACCATGCTAACCAGCCAGTACATCCGCCTGACCCCGGATGAGCCTAGCAAAGAGGGCTCTATCTGGAACCACCAG CCCTGCTTCCTAAAGGATTGGGAGATGCACGTACATTTTAAAGTCCACGGCCTTGGGAAGAAGAGCCTTCATGGAGATGGCTTTGCTCTGTGGTACACCAGGGACCGCCTTATGCCAG GTCCTGTGTTTGGAAGCAAGGACAATTTCCATGGATTGGCCATCTTCTTGGACACATACCCAAATGATGAAGCTACCGAG CGTGTATTTCCTTATATATCGGTGATGGTCAACAATGGCTCCCTGACATATGATCACAGCAAGGACGGAAGATGGACAGAGCTGGCAGGCTGCACAGCTGACTTCCGCAACCAAAATCACGATACCTTCTTGGCTGTGCGCTATTCTCGAGGCCGCCTGACG GTGATGACAGATGTGGAAGATAAGAATGAATGGAAGAACTGTATTGACATTTCTGGAGTACAGTTACCCACTGGCTACTACTTTGGTGCCTCGGCTGGCACGGGTGACCTTTCTG ATAATCATGATATCATCTCAATGAAGTTATTCCAGCTGATGGTAGAGCACACTCCAGATGAGGACAACATTGACTGGACCAAGATTGAGCCCAGTGTCAGCTTCCTCAAGTCTCCCAAAG ACAACGTGGACGACCCCACAGGAAACTTCCGCAGTAGCCCCCTGACTGGGTGGAAGGTGTTCCTGCTACTGCTCTGTGCCCTTTTGGGCATCATCGTGTGTGCCGTGGTAGGAGCTGTGGTATTTCAGAAGCGACAGGAGAGGAACAAGCGTTTCTACTGA